A window of the Deltaproteobacteria bacterium genome harbors these coding sequences:
- a CDS encoding acyl-CoA dehydrogenase family protein, with protein MNFRFSIEEEDFRQEVRDFLDEVLTPEFRASLEGRSYSKEFSMKMGATGWLSLAWPEEYGGQAKNHMEQLIFNEEMARYEAPLEWHRRASQQHGFAIVLFGTEEQKKYFIPKIASSELSIANCMSESGAGSDLANVQTRAVREGDDYIINGQKMWTSGAGFSDYGWMLVKTSATKSRHKSLSLFLVDLRSPGIEIRPVPDLRAVAGDVHEFTSQIFLENVRVPSMNLIGGESRGWYVNAALMDFERSGIEAVVRNERIIDDLLEYLRALKKEAGPSERLTILTHKLVQLKIESDISRLLSYRIAWMQSNGEIPNYQTSLAKVFKTELAKRVANVGMEILGLYGRLGPGSGGTELLDPKWDELQHAISSFFLGVPIGTIAQGTSEIHRNIMAQRGLGLPRVR; from the coding sequence ATGAATTTTAGGTTTTCTATCGAGGAAGAGGACTTCAGACAAGAGGTCCGTGATTTTTTGGATGAAGTATTGACCCCTGAATTTCGAGCATCCCTCGAAGGGCGTTCTTATTCCAAGGAATTTTCCATGAAGATGGGCGCGACAGGCTGGTTGAGTCTGGCCTGGCCCGAGGAATACGGCGGTCAGGCTAAAAACCACATGGAGCAGCTCATTTTTAACGAGGAAATGGCCCGCTACGAGGCCCCTCTTGAATGGCACCGGCGGGCAAGCCAGCAGCATGGGTTTGCCATTGTGCTTTTTGGCACCGAGGAACAGAAGAAATATTTTATTCCAAAAATCGCCTCGAGTGAGCTGAGCATAGCCAACTGTATGAGCGAATCAGGAGCCGGTTCGGACCTGGCTAATGTGCAGACCAGGGCTGTACGCGAGGGTGACGACTACATAATAAACGGCCAAAAAATGTGGACCAGCGGAGCAGGCTTTTCCGATTACGGATGGATGCTGGTTAAAACCTCTGCCACGAAATCCAGGCACAAGAGTCTCAGTCTATTTTTGGTTGATCTGAGAAGTCCGGGTATTGAGATCAGGCCTGTTCCGGATCTTCGGGCGGTGGCTGGAGACGTTCATGAGTTTACCAGCCAGATCTTTCTGGAAAATGTCCGGGTTCCCAGCATGAATCTCATCGGTGGAGAGAGTCGGGGCTGGTACGTAAACGCGGCGTTGATGGACTTTGAACGTTCGGGCATTGAGGCGGTTGTCAGGAACGAACGCATTATTGATGATCTACTCGAATACTTACGGGCGCTCAAAAAGGAGGCGGGACCCTCGGAGAGACTGACCATACTGACCCATAAGCTGGTGCAGTTAAAAATAGAAAGTGACATCTCCCGGCTACTTTCCTACCGCATCGCCTGGATGCAGAGCAACGGCGAGATCCCCAACTATCAGACTTCCCTGGCCAAGGTTTTCAAGACGGAGCTGGCTAAACGTGTCGCCAATGTGGGTATGGAGATTCTGGGTCTTTACGGTCGGTTGGGACCGGGATCAGGCGGGACCGAGCTTCTGGATCCAAAGTGGGATGAATTGCAGCACGCGATCTCGAGCTTTTTTCTAGGCGTCCCGATAGGCACCATTGCCCAAGGCACATCCGAAATTCACCGCAACATAATGGCACAAAGGGGTTTAGGTCTGCCCAGGGTGCGATAG
- a CDS encoding acyl-CoA/acyl-ACP dehydrogenase — MDFDLNEEQNLVQATARKFMEKECPIQMVRELGEDEKGYSPELWRKMADLGWLGVNIPAEYGGSGGNFFDLVLLTEEMGRALFPGPFMPTVVLAGPIILKSGSEEQKKRLLPEITRGQTILTLALTESNGRLDAASIGVTATRSGDNFIIEGTKNFVPYAHAADSILCVTRTDNNGKNNEGITLFLVNTKATGVKIEPLETITGEKLSKVTFNRVVASEEDMVGELGHGWSAVEETVSETAVVEGAYMTGGARWVLDTAVDYAKEREQFGVPIGSFQAIQHKCADMLIDVDGAVFIVYFAAWAITENAPEKSFAASEAKAWVSDMAPRVAAEGIQVMGGIGVTLEHDMQLYYRRVKASEAAYGDSHHHREKLARMLKL, encoded by the coding sequence ATGGATTTTGATCTGAATGAAGAGCAAAACCTAGTTCAGGCAACAGCCCGAAAATTCATGGAAAAAGAATGTCCCATTCAGATGGTCAGGGAGCTAGGAGAGGACGAAAAGGGCTATTCCCCGGAGCTTTGGAGAAAAATGGCCGATCTGGGCTGGCTGGGAGTCAACATCCCGGCCGAGTATGGGGGATCTGGCGGTAACTTTTTCGATCTAGTTCTCCTCACCGAGGAAATGGGGCGGGCCTTATTTCCGGGGCCATTTATGCCGACCGTGGTCTTAGCCGGTCCGATCATTTTGAAGTCAGGGAGCGAAGAGCAAAAGAAAAGATTACTCCCCGAAATTACCAGAGGCCAGACCATATTAACCCTGGCCTTGACTGAATCCAACGGAAGACTTGACGCTGCGAGTATCGGTGTAACGGCGACCCGATCAGGAGATAACTTTATAATAGAAGGAACTAAAAATTTTGTACCCTACGCTCATGCCGCGGACTCGATTCTCTGCGTTACAAGAACCGACAACAATGGGAAGAATAACGAAGGCATAACGCTTTTTCTTGTCAATACAAAAGCCACGGGAGTAAAAATCGAACCTTTGGAGACCATCACCGGCGAGAAATTATCAAAGGTGACCTTCAACCGCGTTGTTGCCTCCGAAGAAGACATGGTTGGGGAGCTTGGTCATGGTTGGTCCGCGGTCGAGGAAACGGTAAGCGAAACCGCTGTGGTCGAAGGCGCGTATATGACGGGCGGCGCCCGGTGGGTCCTGGACACGGCTGTTGATTATGCCAAGGAGCGGGAGCAGTTCGGTGTCCCTATAGGCAGCTTTCAGGCCATTCAGCATAAGTGCGCCGACATGCTTATTGACGTGGACGGTGCGGTCTTTATTGTTTATTTCGCAGCCTGGGCCATTACGGAGAACGCGCCGGAGAAAAGTTTCGCGGCTTCAGAGGCCAAGGCGTGGGTAAGTGATATGGCGCCCCGGGTGGCAGCGGAAGGTATACAGGTCATGGGAGGTATCGGTGTAACTCTGGAACATGACATGCAGTTATATTATAGAAGAGTCAAGGCCTCGGAAGCCGCTTATGGTGACAGCCATCATCACCGCGAAAAATTGGCCCGGATGCTGAAACTATAA